A portion of the Pseudomonadota bacterium genome contains these proteins:
- the secY gene encoding preprotein translocase subunit SecY — MASAAEQLASNFSFKAFSKAEELKKRIWFTLGALLVYRLGTYIPMPGINPDAFANAFDQAAQGVVGLFNMFTGGAVERMAVFALGIMPYITASIIIQLMTTVSPKLEQLKKEGEAGRKVINQYTRYGTVLLAAVQAYGISVGLESAGTIVTDPGWFFRLTTVITLVGGTMFLMWLGEQITSRGVGNGISLIIFAGIVAELPRAIAQTLELGRQGAISTGLILTIIILAIVVIAFIVFVERAQRRLLIQYPKRQVGNRMTQGESSHLPLKLNTAGVIPPIFASSLLLLPATLAGFSGGEGQAASGWVATVTALLGHGQPLYMLLYAALIIFFAFFYTAIVFNPSDTADNLRKHGGFIPGIRPGERTATYIDYVLTRVTVAGALYLTIVCLIPEFLISYSGVPFYFGGTSLLIAVTVTMDTVQQVQGHLLAHQYEGLVKKAKLRGKRR, encoded by the coding sequence ATGGCGTCAGCAGCAGAGCAGCTAGCATCAAATTTTTCCTTTAAGGCCTTTTCCAAGGCCGAGGAGCTCAAGAAGCGCATCTGGTTTACCCTAGGTGCGCTTCTGGTCTATCGACTTGGCACCTATATCCCCATGCCCGGCATCAACCCGGATGCCTTTGCCAACGCGTTCGATCAGGCTGCGCAGGGCGTTGTCGGCCTGTTCAACATGTTCACTGGCGGGGCCGTCGAGCGCATGGCCGTCTTTGCGCTGGGCATCATGCCGTACATCACGGCATCGATTATCATCCAGCTGATGACCACCGTTTCGCCGAAGCTAGAGCAGCTTAAGAAAGAGGGCGAGGCGGGCCGTAAGGTCATCAACCAGTACACCCGATATGGCACGGTGTTACTGGCGGCTGTCCAGGCCTATGGCATTTCTGTCGGTCTTGAATCGGCGGGCACGATCGTTACTGACCCAGGCTGGTTTTTCCGACTGACGACGGTCATCACGCTGGTTGGCGGCACCATGTTCCTGATGTGGCTGGGTGAGCAGATCACCTCGCGCGGCGTTGGCAACGGTATCTCGCTGATCATCTTTGCTGGCATCGTTGCAGAACTTCCGCGCGCCATTGCGCAGACGCTGGAGCTGGGTCGCCAAGGTGCCATCAGCACCGGCCTGATCCTGACCATTATCATCCTCGCGATCGTTGTCATCGCCTTCATCGTGTTCGTGGAACGGGCGCAACGCCGCCTGTTGATCCAGTATCCGAAGCGCCAGGTCGGCAATCGGATGACGCAGGGTGAAAGCTCGCATTTGCCGCTGAAGCTGAACACAGCGGGCGTGATCCCTCCGATTTTCGCGTCTTCGCTTCTTTTGCTTCCAGCGACGCTCGCCGGCTTTTCCGGCGGCGAAGGGCAGGCAGCCAGCGGATGGGTGGCGACCGTCACAGCGCTGCTCGGCCATGGCCAACCGCTCTACATGCTACTGTATGCTGCGCTGATCATTTTCTTTGCGTTCTTCTACACGGCTATCGTGTTCAATCCGTCCGACACAGCGGACAATCTGCGCAAACATGGCGGGTTCATCCCGGGCATACGCCCAGGCGAGCGGACCGCGACGTATATCGACTATGTCTTAACGCGTGTGACCGTTGCTGGTGCGTTGTACCTCACCATCGTCTGTCTCATACCCGAATTCCTGATTTCCTACTCCGGAGTTCCCTTCTATTTCGGAGGGACATCGCTTCTCATTGCGGTCACGGTGACGATGGACACCGTCCAACAGGTGCAAGGTCACCTCTTGGCGCACCAGTATGAGGGGTTGGTGAAAAAAGCGAAGCTCCGGGGGAAACGCAGATGA
- a CDS encoding adenylate kinase produces MRLILLGPPGAGKGTQAARLVERHGIPQLSTGDMLRAAVAAGTPTGLKAKAVMEAGDLVSDDIVNQIVADRISEPDCAPGFILDGYPRTLAQADAVETMMAEKGLTLDAVVELVVDDRALVGRIVKRAEDAAAAGQPVRKDDTPEVFDERLRAYYKSTAPLTGYYYAKGYLKTVDGMLSIDGVTDEINGVLGS; encoded by the coding sequence ATGAGACTTATACTTCTTGGACCGCCAGGGGCGGGAAAGGGAACGCAGGCAGCACGTTTGGTTGAACGACATGGCATACCGCAGCTGTCCACCGGGGACATGCTGCGAGCAGCCGTCGCAGCAGGCACACCGACGGGGCTGAAAGCAAAAGCCGTTATGGAAGCTGGCGATCTCGTATCCGACGATATCGTCAATCAGATTGTTGCCGATCGGATTTCCGAGCCTGACTGCGCCCCCGGCTTCATACTTGATGGCTATCCGCGCACCTTGGCTCAGGCGGATGCGGTCGAGACGATGATGGCGGAAAAGGGTCTTACGCTTGATGCGGTCGTTGAATTGGTGGTCGATGACCGCGCGCTTGTCGGCCGGATCGTCAAGCGTGCTGAGGACGCAGCAGCGGCAGGTCAACCCGTCCGTAAAGACGATACGCCGGAAGTCTTCGATGAGCGACTGCGTGCCTATTACAAGAGCACCGCGCCGTTGACTGGGTACTACTATGCTAAGGGTTATCTGAAGACGGTCGATGGCATGCTTTCGATTGACGGCGTGACCGACGAAATCAACGGTGTGCTGGGCAGCTGA
- the rpsM gene encoding 30S ribosomal protein S13 has product MARIAGVNIPTNKRAIIALQYIHGIGAANAKDIMTKANVDEARRVNELSDSEIIQIREIIDRDYTVEGDLRRQTSMNVKRLMDLGCYRGLRHRRGLPVRGQRTHTNARTRKGPAKAIAGKKK; this is encoded by the coding sequence ATGGCCCGCATTGCAGGCGTAAACATCCCGACCAATAAGCGCGCAATCATTGCGTTGCAGTACATCCACGGCATCGGCGCTGCCAATGCCAAGGACATCATGACCAAAGCGAACGTCGATGAGGCGCGGCGGGTTAATGAGCTGTCCGATTCTGAAATAATCCAAATCCGTGAGATCATTGATCGTGATTACACCGTTGAAGGTGATCTTCGTCGGCAAACGTCGATGAACGTGAAGCGGTTGATGGATTTGGGGTGCTACCGTGGATTGCGTCACCGGCGCGGTCTGCCCGTGCGCGGTCAGCGCACACATACGAACGCTCGGACCCGCAAAGGCCCTGCAAAAGCAATTGCAGGCAAAAAGAAGTAA
- the rpsK gene encoding 30S ribosomal protein S11 encodes MAKDTSRVRRRERKNITSGVAHVRSSFNNTMITITDVQGNAISWSSCGTMGFKGSRKSTPYAAQVAAEDAAKKAQEHGVKTLEVEVSGPGSGRESALRALQAAGFTITSIRDVTPIPHNGCRPPKRRRV; translated from the coding sequence ATGGCCAAAGATACCTCCCGTGTTCGGCGCCGTGAGCGCAAGAACATAACATCAGGCGTTGCGCATGTGCGCTCGTCCTTCAACAACACCATGATCACCATCACCGATGTTCAGGGAAATGCTATTTCCTGGTCATCATGCGGCACGATGGGGTTCAAGGGTTCGCGCAAATCAACGCCCTACGCTGCGCAGGTCGCAGCTGAAGACGCCGCGAAAAAGGCGCAGGAGCACGGCGTGAAAACGCTTGAGGTCGAAGTATCGGGACCGGGCTCGGGTCGCGAATCGGCTTTGCGCGCTCTGCAGGCAGCCGGTTTCACGATCACCTCGATCCGTGATGTGACACCGATCCCGCACAATGGGTGCCGCCCGCCCAAGCGTCGGCGCGTTTAG
- a CDS encoding DNA-directed RNA polymerase subunit alpha yields MIHKNWQNLIKPSKLEVKSSDDGRIAQIVAEPLERGYGLTLGNALRRILLSSIQGASVTAMQIDGVLHEFSSIPGVREDVTDIVLNVKEIALRMEGEGPKRMIVRKQGPGIVTAGDIQTVGDVEILNPQHVLCTLDEDSEIRIEFTVNTGKGYIEAERNRPDDAPIGMVPIDSLFSPVKRVAYNVQNTREGQILDYDKLTLDVETNGAVTAEDAIAFAARILQDQLQIFVNFEEPEKEQVEEDLPDFPFSPELLKKVDELELSVRSANCLKNDNIVYIGDLIQKTEAEMLRTPNFGRKSLNEIKEVLASMGLHLGMDVPNWPPENIDELSKRYEEHQV; encoded by the coding sequence GTGATTCACAAGAACTGGCAGAACCTCATTAAACCGTCCAAGCTTGAAGTAAAATCAAGTGACGACGGACGTATCGCGCAGATTGTTGCTGAGCCGCTTGAGCGCGGTTACGGCTTGACGCTGGGCAACGCGCTGCGCCGCATCCTGCTGTCATCTATCCAAGGTGCTTCGGTCACCGCGATGCAGATTGACGGCGTTCTTCACGAGTTTTCCTCGATCCCAGGCGTTCGCGAAGACGTTACCGACATCGTGCTGAACGTCAAAGAGATTGCTTTGCGCATGGAAGGCGAGGGACCCAAGCGCATGATCGTGCGCAAGCAGGGTCCTGGTATCGTAACCGCTGGCGATATCCAGACAGTCGGTGATGTGGAAATCCTCAACCCTCAACATGTGCTGTGCACGCTTGATGAGGATTCGGAAATCCGCATTGAGTTCACCGTAAATACGGGCAAGGGATACATCGAAGCTGAGCGCAACCGGCCAGACGACGCGCCGATCGGGATGGTGCCGATCGACTCGCTTTTCTCGCCAGTCAAGCGCGTTGCCTACAACGTACAGAACACGCGCGAGGGCCAGATTCTCGATTACGATAAGCTGACACTGGACGTCGAAACCAACGGTGCCGTTACCGCCGAAGACGCAATCGCGTTTGCGGCGCGTATTCTGCAGGACCAGCTTCAGATTTTCGTCAATTTCGAAGAGCCGGAGAAAGAGCAGGTCGAAGAGGACTTGCCAGACTTCCCATTCTCGCCAGAGCTTCTCAAGAAGGTTGACGAGTTGGAGCTTTCGGTCCGTTCGGCAAACTGCTTGAAGAACGACAACATTGTCTACATTGGCGACCTGATCCAAAAGACGGAAGCGGAAATGCTCCGTACCCCGAACTTTGGCCGTAAATCGCTCAATGAGATCAAGGAAGTGCTCGCGTCGATGGGGCTCCATCTGGGTATGGATGTCCCGAATTGGCCGCCTGAGAACATTGATGAGCTTTCCAAACGGTATGAAGAACACCAGGTTTGA
- the rplQ gene encoding 50S ribosomal protein L17: MRHGKSGRKLNRTASHRKAMFANMAASLITHEQIKTTLPKAKEMKPIMDKLITLAKRGDLHARRQALSRVRDEAAVRKLFGVLGERYSDRQGGYTRVLKAGFRFGDNAPVGVIELVGRDVEAKGAADRARVEAEEAAEEVAA, encoded by the coding sequence ATGCGCCACGGTAAATCAGGCCGCAAGCTCAATCGCACCGCAAGCCATCGCAAGGCGATGTTCGCCAACATGGCGGCGTCGCTAATCACACATGAGCAGATCAAGACCACCTTGCCCAAGGCTAAAGAGATGAAGCCGATCATGGACAAGCTCATCACGCTGGCAAAGCGCGGCGATCTGCATGCGCGTCGTCAAGCTTTGTCGCGGGTCCGCGACGAGGCAGCGGTTCGCAAGCTGTTTGGTGTTCTTGGTGAGCGGTACTCGGATCGCCAGGGTGGGTATACGCGCGTCCTCAAAGCTGGCTTCAGGTTTGGCGATAATGCACCAGTGGGTGTTATCGAGCTTGTTGGTCGTGATGTCGAAGCGAAGGGCGCGGCCGATCGCGCGCGCGTTGAAGCAGAAGAAGCGGCGGAGGAAGTCGCGGCCTAA
- a CDS encoding Do family serine endopeptidase, which produces MISGTFLRFSNRLLMAVSACVKALAALAVLAVSSLLSVPAYAQATDDVPGRILDFLFEQGPEIVEGLNNEGVHRQTPGSMGQLQLSFAPVVDLAAPAVVNVFATRRERLRDPFATMDPFFRRFFGDQMPRRPRERMASSLGSGVIVDPSGIIVTNNHVIDGADEVRVALADRREFAAEVLIRDERTDLAVLEVLDLDGTLPSIRIGASDDLLVGDVVLAIGNPFGVGQTVTQGIVSALARTQVGVTDFQFFIQTDAAINPGNSGGALVDLSGNLVGINTAIFSRSGGSNGIGFAIPTEMVRVVLDQSASGADFVTRPYLGAQVQSVTPAIAEGLGLRRPRGVLLADVIANGPADRAGLRRGDIVVSVGGNPVNDPDAFAFRFSLGGIGGSLDLVYLRNGRERETVIALEGPPETTPRDIRLIDGGSPFTGLQVVNLSPAVAQELGIDQSNGVMITDVRRGSPAEQLGWRQGDLVLQVNGVQVSDTEMLETLAAARVRRWDIVFERDGRIRSANLRF; this is translated from the coding sequence ATGATCAGCGGAACATTTCTCCGATTTTCCAATCGCTTGCTCATGGCTGTTTCCGCTTGTGTGAAGGCCCTTGCGGCACTGGCCGTCTTGGCAGTTTCCAGCCTGCTTTCGGTGCCGGCGTACGCCCAAGCTACTGATGATGTTCCCGGACGCATTCTCGACTTTCTGTTCGAGCAAGGCCCGGAAATCGTGGAGGGGCTCAATAACGAGGGCGTACACCGGCAAACACCTGGCAGCATGGGCCAGCTGCAGCTCTCGTTCGCACCGGTGGTTGACCTGGCAGCCCCGGCGGTCGTTAACGTCTTTGCGACGCGCCGCGAGCGCTTGCGCGATCCGTTTGCAACGATGGATCCCTTTTTCAGGCGGTTCTTTGGCGACCAGATGCCGCGTCGTCCGCGCGAGCGCATGGCGTCCTCGCTGGGTTCCGGTGTTATTGTTGATCCCTCAGGCATCATCGTAACGAACAACCATGTTATCGATGGCGCGGATGAGGTTCGCGTTGCTCTGGCTGATCGTCGGGAATTTGCCGCTGAGGTCCTTATCCGAGATGAGCGGACCGATCTCGCAGTTCTCGAAGTGTTGGACCTTGATGGGACATTGCCTTCAATCCGCATCGGCGCCTCGGATGACCTATTGGTTGGTGACGTTGTGCTCGCGATCGGCAATCCGTTCGGCGTTGGACAGACGGTAACCCAGGGCATCGTGTCGGCGCTGGCGCGCACTCAAGTTGGTGTGACCGACTTTCAGTTCTTCATCCAGACCGACGCAGCCATCAACCCAGGCAATTCGGGCGGCGCACTTGTTGATTTGTCGGGCAACCTGGTGGGTATCAACACAGCCATCTTCTCTCGGTCCGGTGGCTCAAACGGTATCGGCTTTGCCATCCCCACGGAGATGGTTCGCGTTGTGCTTGATCAGTCCGCCTCCGGCGCAGATTTCGTTACCCGGCCCTACCTTGGCGCTCAGGTCCAAAGCGTTACACCGGCGATAGCCGAAGGGTTGGGGCTTCGACGCCCGCGCGGTGTCTTGCTTGCGGATGTGATAGCAAATGGACCTGCGGATCGAGCAGGCCTGAGAAGGGGTGACATCGTCGTTTCGGTCGGCGGTAACCCGGTCAACGATCCCGACGCCTTTGCCTTTCGTTTTTCGCTTGGCGGCATTGGTGGATCTCTGGATTTGGTTTACCTGCGAAACGGCCGGGAACGCGAGACTGTCATCGCGCTTGAAGGCCCACCGGAGACCACCCCACGAGACATTCGCCTGATCGACGGCGGCTCGCCTTTCACGGGGCTGCAGGTCGTCAACCTCTCCCCTGCAGTTGCCCAGGAGCTAGGGATCGACCAATCAAACGGTGTTATGATCACGGACGTTCGTCGGGGCAGCCCCGCCGAGCAGCTCGGCTGGCGTCAGGGCGATCTCGTTCTGCAAGTGAATGGCGTACAAGTGAGCGATACAGAAATGCTTGAGACGCTTGCCGCCGCGCGTGTCAGACGTTGGGATATCGTCTTTGAGCGCGATGGTCGGATCAGGTCGGCGAACTTGCGGTTTTGA
- a CDS encoding replication-associated recombination protein A, with protein MRGTTVPLAERLRPKTLEAVVGQDHLLAKDGALRRLAAAIEAGAGLPSLIFWGPPGTGKTTLSRLITDLMGEKPRFRQLSALTSGVKDLKSEFEAARVAASTGRRTVLFVDEIHRFNKAQLDSFLPVMEDGTITLIGATTENPSFELNPALLSRCEVLILEPLGADSLLVLIQRALDIFELASLVGEEARRLIAARADGDGRRAIALVEAVAAGQPPEKKSFTAEAVAARLGTVLARYDKDRDGHYDLISALHKSVRGSDPDAALYWFARMLEGGEDPLFLARRLIRMASEDIGMADPQALTVCVAARDAFRTLGTPEGELALAQAVVHVATAPKSNAVYVAYKAARVAAREGGSLTPPPEILNAPTGLMKDIGRGAGYLYDHDQPEGFSGQNYFPEQLGRRSFYDPPERGFEREITKRLRYWQGLREARGKARGAK; from the coding sequence GTGCGTGGCACAACCGTGCCACTCGCCGAACGCTTGCGCCCCAAGACCCTTGAGGCCGTCGTCGGCCAAGACCATTTGCTCGCCAAGGACGGAGCGCTTCGCCGCTTGGCCGCAGCGATTGAGGCTGGTGCGGGCTTACCTTCACTCATCTTTTGGGGACCCCCAGGCACGGGCAAAACAACCCTGTCACGGTTGATCACGGACCTCATGGGCGAGAAACCTCGCTTTCGCCAGCTCTCGGCTTTGACGAGCGGGGTCAAAGACCTGAAGTCAGAGTTCGAGGCGGCGCGCGTGGCAGCCAGCACGGGTCGCCGGACGGTTCTGTTCGTCGATGAGATCCACCGCTTCAACAAGGCGCAGCTCGACAGTTTTTTGCCTGTCATGGAAGACGGCACAATCACCTTGATTGGCGCTACGACCGAAAATCCATCGTTTGAGCTGAACCCCGCGCTTTTATCCCGCTGTGAGGTGCTGATACTCGAGCCATTGGGCGCGGATAGTCTGTTGGTGTTGATCCAGCGGGCGCTCGACATTTTTGAGCTTGCAAGCCTTGTCGGCGAGGAAGCTCGCCGACTGATTGCCGCGCGCGCCGATGGTGATGGCCGCCGCGCAATCGCCCTTGTTGAGGCAGTCGCTGCTGGCCAACCCCCAGAGAAGAAGTCTTTCACAGCCGAAGCCGTCGCAGCGCGTCTGGGAACGGTCTTGGCGCGTTACGATAAGGATCGTGACGGCCACTATGACCTGATTTCTGCCTTGCATAAATCGGTACGCGGCTCTGACCCTGATGCCGCGCTTTATTGGTTTGCCCGCATGTTGGAGGGCGGCGAAGACCCGTTGTTTCTCGCTCGACGACTGATCCGGATGGCAAGCGAAGATATCGGCATGGCTGACCCACAGGCGCTTACAGTCTGTGTAGCGGCGCGCGACGCCTTCAGGACTTTGGGCACCCCGGAGGGAGAGTTGGCATTGGCGCAGGCGGTGGTGCACGTCGCAACGGCTCCTAAATCAAACGCCGTCTATGTCGCCTATAAGGCTGCGCGCGTTGCAGCTCGCGAGGGTGGGTCGCTGACGCCGCCCCCTGAGATCTTGAATGCGCCGACTGGGCTGATGAAGGATATCGGCCGTGGTGCGGGCTATCTTTACGACCATGATCAACCTGAGGGTTTCTCCGGTCAGAATTATTTTCCTGAACAGTTGGGACGACGGTCCTTCTACGATCCACCAGAGCGCGGTTTTGAACGTGAGATAACCAAGAGACTGCGTTATTGGCAGGGCCTTCGTGAGGCCCGTGGGAAAGCACGGGGTGCCAAGTGA
- a CDS encoding CrcB family protein, producing the protein MALGAGLLVFVGGGTGALLRYGLVRWSETAFGAAFPYGVLLANIMGSFAMGMLTGWLIARAGGLQGFLDLEGHEAARAALATGLLGGFTTFSAFSLDAVRLWENGAIGSAVAYVALSVGLAIGALIVGLTIARQVWA; encoded by the coding sequence ATGGCGTTGGGTGCTGGTCTTTTGGTGTTTGTTGGAGGCGGTACAGGCGCATTGCTGCGTTATGGTCTGGTCCGTTGGTCGGAAACCGCGTTCGGCGCCGCATTCCCCTATGGCGTTCTTTTGGCCAACATTATGGGTTCATTCGCGATGGGCATGCTGACGGGTTGGCTAATCGCACGCGCTGGCGGCTTGCAAGGGTTTCTTGACCTTGAAGGTCATGAAGCCGCCAGGGCTGCGCTTGCGACGGGCCTCCTAGGCGGCTTCACAACCTTTTCTGCGTTCTCGCTTGATGCGGTCCGGCTATGGGAGAACGGAGCAATAGGCTCAGCGGTCGCTTATGTTGCGCTTAGTGTGGGCCTTGCTATTGGGGCACTCATCGTGGGGTTGACAATCGCTCGCCAGGTGTGGGCATGA
- a CDS encoding RluA family pseudouridine synthase, which produces MSGVEQRQVSQDEAGMRLDRWFREHYPGLAFGALNKLLRKGSIRIDGGRAKSNSRLAAGQLIRVPPLGADAMVERPSNSIAPQQTDTLSELKRLTLFEDDACLILNKPFGLAVQGGSGLNRHVDGMLEALRDRLGRKPRLVHRLDRDTSGVLAIAKTKAAATAMAASFRGRATRKIYWALVRGVPKPRQGRISNHLVKGSGDDGNDRMRIARHGEAGADHALTLYNVIETAGQRLTWLSLRPITGRTHQLRAHCNHIGHPIIGDPKYFDVENWEIPGGIQKRLHLHARRLVIPHPKGGLLDVTAPLPPHMQQSWNLLGLSADDNGQDDDWDS; this is translated from the coding sequence ATGAGCGGCGTCGAGCAGCGGCAGGTAAGCCAGGACGAAGCGGGTATGCGGCTCGACCGCTGGTTCCGTGAGCACTATCCTGGCCTTGCCTTCGGAGCGTTGAACAAGCTTTTGCGCAAAGGCTCTATCCGCATTGATGGCGGCCGCGCCAAATCGAACAGTCGGCTGGCAGCAGGGCAACTGATCCGGGTTCCTCCTCTGGGCGCAGATGCGATGGTGGAGCGTCCTTCGAATTCAATAGCGCCGCAACAGACCGACACCCTGTCCGAACTAAAACGATTGACGCTGTTTGAAGATGACGCCTGTCTGATCTTGAACAAGCCATTTGGCCTGGCCGTTCAGGGAGGCTCGGGCTTGAACCGGCATGTGGACGGTATGCTTGAGGCCTTAAGGGACAGGCTAGGGCGCAAGCCGCGGCTGGTCCATCGCCTCGATCGCGATACCAGTGGAGTGCTGGCCATCGCGAAAACGAAGGCGGCAGCGACTGCGATGGCCGCATCCTTCCGTGGCCGGGCAACGCGTAAGATCTACTGGGCTTTGGTTCGAGGCGTGCCGAAGCCGAGGCAAGGACGCATCTCAAATCATCTTGTTAAGGGAAGCGGCGACGACGGCAATGATCGGATGCGGATTGCGCGGCACGGCGAGGCCGGCGCGGACCACGCGCTCACCCTTTACAACGTTATTGAAACAGCGGGACAACGGCTCACATGGCTGAGCTTACGTCCGATCACCGGACGAACGCACCAGTTGCGTGCTCACTGCAATCACATCGGCCACCCGATTATTGGTGATCCCAAATACTTTGACGTTGAGAACTGGGAAATACCAGGTGGCATTCAAAAGCGGTTGCATTTACACGCGCGTCGCCTTGTTATCCCGCATCCGAAGGGCGGACTGTTGGACGTCACAGCGCCTCTGCCGCCGCATATGCAGCAAAGCTGGAATCTTCTCGGGCTTTCGGCGGACGACAACGGTCAGGATGACGATTGGGACAGCTAG
- a CDS encoding ATP12 family protein — translation MSDTTSPFDAIFDGHAEEPMRSAQRGMRPELPKRFWSDVALSESGGFYEIQLDGRPARTPGRKPLGSANLAVAEQLAIEWRNVGERLDPLTLPLTRLINVAIDRVEARRDEIVDDLVSYAGSDLLCYRADRPEGLVAIQAEHWDPHLTWIDKVYGVQLNLAQGVMPAEQSPGALDAYGSAVRTIAATAEVLAALSLATTLTGSAVLGLRLASGTITSDEAWAAAHVDEDWNRRQWGEDDEATRLREGRKRDFHCAAFVLAAHAPEAS, via the coding sequence ATGAGTGATACGACTTCCCCGTTCGATGCGATCTTCGACGGCCATGCAGAGGAACCTATGCGTTCTGCGCAACGCGGAATGCGGCCAGAGCTGCCGAAGCGGTTCTGGTCGGATGTTGCGCTCTCAGAGTCCGGCGGTTTTTATGAAATTCAGCTAGATGGCCGTCCCGCGCGCACTCCCGGACGTAAACCGCTGGGATCGGCCAATCTCGCCGTGGCCGAGCAGCTCGCCATCGAGTGGCGCAACGTTGGAGAGCGGCTTGATCCGCTGACGTTGCCGCTGACCCGCCTGATCAACGTGGCAATTGACCGGGTCGAGGCACGCCGTGACGAGATCGTAGATGACCTTGTCTCCTATGCCGGCTCTGACCTGCTGTGCTATCGTGCTGACCGGCCTGAGGGGCTTGTCGCTATCCAGGCCGAGCACTGGGACCCGCATCTCACTTGGATCGATAAGGTGTACGGCGTTCAACTGAACTTAGCCCAAGGTGTCATGCCCGCCGAGCAGTCTCCCGGGGCGCTGGATGCCTACGGCAGTGCCGTTCGGACAATTGCCGCAACTGCTGAAGTCCTTGCAGCGCTGAGCCTGGCGACCACGCTTACCGGTTCTGCGGTGTTAGGCCTACGCTTGGCCAGTGGAACTATCACCTCCGATGAGGCGTGGGCCGCCGCGCACGTCGATGAGGACTGGAACCGACGACAGTGGGGTGAAGACGACGAGGCAACACGTCTGCGCGAGGGCCGGAAGCGGGACTTCCATTGTGCGGCGTTTGTGCTCGCGGCCCATGCGCCCGAAGCATCCTAG